A stretch of the Methylacidiphilum caldifontis genome encodes the following:
- a CDS encoding TrbI/VirB10 family protein, translating into MKRFLKNKIILFISIPFIFMILYFVNPIGLATKMMSGVVGRARNLYFRGQVSQVYSKKQKKKDQGTDKNTTVIVQKGDKSPIKAAVPKEVILSKENSSEPILPPTQIKAPPQSKGRETLGIIEQQPPNRIAPVPRGLVDQKALAKESESSDQPVIIKWARKRYPFRNLSLSAVEVTGTQEIGHSDISSANIDINAFAPQGEMIEAALVNSAFSSNTDVDVVGAVWLPFYFQGNRLLEPGDRLIGTSAGGSALRDRMMVHINKIIFKDGRSLPIQGVALHTDGTEGIKGYRVSEYGKQLLGPVLAALGQAFLYAMEYQSFNYYMSPYGLTPWGLYGQPTTSGPKQALMLGGMYGGTNALQQIMNILAQDIDQYKPYVFVPAGTRFRVFLKSYMDISKADYGR; encoded by the coding sequence ATGAAGAGATTTTTAAAAAATAAAATTATCTTATTCATCTCTATTCCTTTCATCTTCATGATCCTTTATTTTGTCAATCCTATCGGCCTTGCGACAAAAATGATGTCTGGAGTAGTTGGCAGAGCAAGGAACCTTTATTTTAGAGGTCAAGTTTCCCAAGTTTACTCAAAGAAACAAAAAAAAAAGGACCAGGGTACAGATAAAAATACAACGGTCATTGTCCAAAAAGGTGATAAATCTCCCATTAAAGCAGCAGTTCCCAAAGAAGTTATACTCTCTAAGGAAAATAGTTCAGAACCCATTTTACCCCCAACTCAAATTAAAGCTCCTCCTCAATCAAAGGGAAGAGAAACTCTTGGAATTATTGAACAACAACCTCCTAATCGCATTGCCCCAGTTCCTCGAGGCTTAGTGGATCAAAAGGCTCTGGCTAAAGAATCAGAGTCTTCTGATCAGCCCGTAATTATCAAATGGGCAAGGAAACGGTACCCTTTTCGCAATCTTTCACTTTCAGCGGTTGAAGTTACAGGTACTCAAGAAATAGGCCATTCGGATATTTCTTCAGCTAATATTGATATTAATGCCTTTGCACCTCAAGGAGAAATGATCGAAGCTGCATTAGTTAATTCTGCGTTCAGCTCCAATACCGATGTAGATGTCGTAGGAGCGGTATGGTTACCTTTTTATTTTCAAGGAAATCGTTTATTGGAACCTGGAGATCGATTGATTGGAACATCAGCAGGAGGTTCAGCTCTCAGAGATAGAATGATGGTTCATATTAATAAAATTATTTTTAAAGACGGTCGTTCCCTACCTATTCAAGGAGTAGCTCTCCATACGGACGGAACGGAAGGAATAAAAGGATATAGGGTGAGTGAATATGGGAAACAACTTCTGGGTCCGGTTTTAGCCGCTTTAGGACAGGCATTTCTTTATGCCATGGAATATCAATCCTTCAATTACTATATGTCTCCTTACGGGTTGACACCATGGGGTCTTTATGGACAGCCAACTACCAGTGGACCCAAACAAGCATTGATGTTAGGAGGCATGTATGGGGGAACCAATGCTCTGCAACAAATCATGAACATTCTTGCACAGGACATTGACCAATACAAACCTTATGTTTTTGTCCCTGCAGGAACGAGATTTAGAGTTTTTTTGAAAAGCTACATGGATATTTCAAAAGCGGATTACGGGAGATAA
- a CDS encoding GspE/PulE family protein has protein sequence MDRNFFYAPTNTEIYRKIRKEQDQLEAFLLKERLIVAETLKEWKKLDSFFDLEKMLLRNASLFPWERWAESFNRSNGWPPLYPMDRDHPLPSTAFGSLGKKLEQDFNAIILWNNPFHVIGILNPFRLKELEIYAATHFADKPRIFYLLAPIDLANMVLKRERGIEGFPDWEQEDKEGWLRLLRLESSFYPKVADILEQILFGVDPKIVVPEGAIQSCAIIEDFENAYLWRKSHTWSWVVTPEAFNSKLEDRLIETLKTKIQLVICSPRYFQKLSERVERNKKVSGITSADPLHVREWPQVDLHQFNQSGISLYYAILDSAINMGASDISLEPKAEKVRVRFRIDGDYYEQAPLSRLQYQILLDRIKLFGNMAADQKGIFQDGSSHYIYKGTRYDQRYSIVVGQGMEEFTAIRIFSSRIPILDDLNLAPLEYSFLLWFLQNGQGMFVSTGPTGSGKTTTLYAMLNHISSPRKKIITIENPVEKHFPEALQIEVREKAGITFASALRGIVRQDPDVIMIGEIRDRESAQIAVDSALTGHLVFTSIHATDPVGVMERMVQSFGIDRLAVSYALKLVISQRLVSKLCPYCKKLRNATAEDLRFFPHCAIAEPCIAESPGCQACRGTGTAGRMPILELLPFDSEIISLIEKGASPNKLRAHNESRGFKPLSIQAAELFFTGTISKEEALLLLSSRSYASLF, from the coding sequence ATGGATAGAAATTTTTTTTATGCGCCAACGAATACAGAGATATATCGGAAAATTAGAAAGGAGCAGGATCAATTAGAGGCATTTCTTCTTAAAGAACGGCTTATCGTTGCTGAAACTCTAAAAGAATGGAAAAAATTAGATTCATTCTTTGATCTCGAAAAAATGTTGCTTCGAAATGCCTCACTTTTTCCATGGGAGAGATGGGCTGAGTCCTTTAATCGTTCTAATGGCTGGCCTCCTCTTTATCCGATGGATAGGGATCATCCCCTTCCCTCTACTGCTTTTGGTTCTTTGGGGAAAAAACTTGAGCAAGATTTTAATGCGATCATTTTGTGGAATAACCCTTTTCATGTGATAGGCATCCTTAATCCTTTTCGTTTAAAAGAGCTTGAAATTTATGCTGCAACTCATTTTGCCGATAAACCGCGTATTTTTTATTTATTGGCTCCTATTGATCTAGCAAATATGGTCCTAAAGAGAGAGAGGGGTATTGAAGGTTTTCCTGATTGGGAGCAGGAAGATAAGGAAGGATGGTTGAGGTTGTTAAGGCTGGAAAGTTCTTTTTATCCAAAAGTTGCAGATATTCTTGAGCAGATTCTATTTGGAGTAGATCCTAAAATAGTTGTACCTGAAGGAGCAATCCAATCTTGTGCAATCATAGAGGACTTTGAAAATGCTTATTTATGGAGAAAATCTCATACTTGGTCATGGGTTGTAACCCCTGAAGCCTTTAATTCAAAGCTTGAAGATAGACTGATTGAGACTTTAAAAACTAAAATCCAACTGGTTATCTGTTCTCCACGATATTTCCAAAAGTTATCAGAAAGAGTGGAAAGAAATAAAAAAGTCAGCGGGATAACTTCGGCTGATCCTCTTCATGTTAGAGAATGGCCACAGGTTGATCTCCACCAATTTAATCAATCTGGCATATCCCTATATTACGCCATTTTAGATAGTGCCATCAATATGGGTGCAAGTGATATTTCCTTAGAACCTAAAGCGGAAAAGGTCCGTGTCCGGTTTCGTATTGATGGCGATTATTATGAGCAAGCTCCCTTAAGCAGGCTTCAATACCAGATTCTTTTGGACAGGATAAAACTATTTGGAAATATGGCTGCTGATCAAAAGGGTATTTTTCAAGATGGGAGTAGCCATTACATCTATAAAGGAACACGTTATGATCAGCGCTATAGTATTGTTGTGGGTCAAGGAATGGAGGAATTTACAGCCATTCGGATTTTTTCTTCTCGAATTCCTATTCTGGATGATCTGAATTTAGCTCCACTTGAGTATTCTTTTCTTTTATGGTTTCTCCAGAATGGTCAAGGAATGTTTGTTTCAACTGGTCCAACAGGAAGTGGCAAAACGACAACTCTTTATGCAATGCTAAACCATATAAGTTCTCCGAGAAAAAAAATAATTACAATAGAGAATCCTGTGGAAAAACATTTCCCTGAAGCTTTGCAGATTGAAGTGCGCGAAAAAGCAGGGATTACTTTTGCCTCAGCTCTTCGAGGAATTGTGAGACAAGACCCAGATGTTATAATGATAGGTGAAATACGGGATAGAGAAAGTGCTCAAATCGCCGTTGATTCAGCTTTAACGGGACATCTTGTCTTTACCTCTATCCATGCTACTGATCCTGTCGGGGTAATGGAAAGAATGGTTCAGAGTTTTGGAATTGACCGGCTTGCTGTTTCTTATGCTTTGAAACTTGTTATTTCTCAAAGACTTGTTTCAAAATTGTGTCCTTATTGCAAAAAATTAAGAAATGCCACGGCAGAAGATCTAAGGTTTTTCCCTCACTGTGCGATTGCAGAACCTTGTATTGCCGAATCCCCTGGTTGTCAAGCTTGTAGAGGAACAGGAACTGCAGGTAGAATGCCGATACTTGAGCTTCTTCCATTTGATAGTGAGATCATTTCACTCATCGAAAAGGGGGCTAGTCCCAACAAACTGCGTGCTCACAATGAAAGTAGAGGTTTTAAACCACTGTCCATCCAAGCCGCAGAACTTTTTTTTACAGGGACAATATCCAAAGAGGAAGCTCTTCTGCTTCTATCCTCTCGTTCTTACGCTTCTCTTTTTTAA